The following coding sequences are from one Musa acuminata AAA Group cultivar baxijiao chromosome BXJ1-6, Cavendish_Baxijiao_AAA, whole genome shotgun sequence window:
- the LOC135676713 gene encoding magnesium-chelatase subunit ChlI, chloroplastic-like — protein MAGLLAPSSPALPASRIRTLPTPLSPTSLPAGICHQRNLNGRARTAHKHRACRSLVSGAAATEPTTAEEGKKLTIGESPRPVFPFSSIVGQDEMKLCLLLNVIDPKIGGVMIMGDRGTGKSTTVRSLVDLLPEIKVVVGDPFNSDPEDPESMSMDVRERAARGEPLPVAATKITMVDLPLGATEDRVCGTIDIEKALTEGVKAFEPGLLAKANRGILYVDEVNLLDDHLVDVLLDSAASGWNTVEREGISISHPARFILIGSGNPEEGELRPQLLDRFGMHAQVGTVRDAELRVKIVEERARFDRDPKGFRESYRAEQEKLQRQITSARSSLASVQIDHDLRVKISKVCAELNVDGLRGDIVTNRAAKALAALKGRDKVTSEDIATVIPNCLRHRLRKDPLESIDSGLLVIEKFYEVFS, from the exons ATGGCGGGTCTGCTCGCGCCCTCCTCCCCCGCCCTTCCCGCTTCCAGAATTCGAACCCTCCCCACTCCTCTCTCCCCAACTTCACTTCCCG CCGGCATTTGCCACCAGAGGAACTTAAATGGCCGCGCCCGAACTGCGCACAAGCACCGAGCCTGCCGCTCCCTTGTCTCTGGTGCTGCCGCCACTGAGCCCACGACCGCTGAAGAG GGGAAGAAGTTGACGATCGGCGAGAGCCCGCGGCCGGTCTTCCCCTTCTCGTCCATCGTGGGGCAGGACGAGATGAAGCTGTGCCTCCTCCTCAACGTTATCGACCCCAAGATCGGCGGCGTTATGATCATGGGCGACCGCGGCACCGGCAAGTCCACGACCGTCCGCTCCCTCGTCGACCTTCTCCCCGAGATCAAGGTGGTCGTGGGCGACCCGTTTAATTCCGACCCTGAGGACCCCGAGTCCATGAGCATGGACGTCCGCGAGCGCGCCGCCCGCGGCGAGCCCCTCCCCGTTGCCGCCACCAAGATCACCATGGTGGACCTCCCGCTCGGCGCCACCGAGGACCGCGTCTGCGGCACCATCGACATCGAGAAGGCCCTCACCGAGGGAGTCAAGGCCTTCGAGCCCGGCCTGCTCGCCAAGGCCAACAGAGGTATCCTCTACGTTGACGAGGTCAATCTCTTGGATGACCACCTGGTggacgtgctcctcgactccgCCGCCTCCGGATGGAACACCGTGGAAAGGGAGGGCATCTCCATTTCCCACCCCGCTCGGTTCATTCTCATCGGTTCTGGCAACCCCGAGGAAGGTGAGCTCCGGCCGCAGCTCCTCGACAGGTTTGGAATGCACGCACAGGTGGGGACGGTCAGGGACGCCGAACTGAGGGTCAAGATTGTGGAGGAGAGAGCTCGGTTCGATAGAGACCCCAAGGGGTTCAGGGAATCTTACCGGGCGGAGCAGGAGAAGCTCCAGCGACAGATTACATCAGCACGAAGCTCGCTTGCATCGGTGCAGATCGATCACGACCTTCGCGTGAAGATCTCTAAAGTTTGTGCGGAGCTGAATGTGGACGGGCTGAGAGGGGATATTGTCACCAATAGGGCTGCCAAGGCTTTGGCTGCACTGAAAGGGAGGGACAAAGTGACTTCAGAAGACATAGCCACTGTCATTCCAAACTGCTTGAGACATCGGCTTAGGAAGGATCCTCTGGAGTCAATCGACTCAGGTTTGCTCGTCATTGAGAAGTTCTATGAGGTCTTTAGCTGA